AGGCCAAACCCTACATCGCTCGCACTAACCTCTCGGCATAACAGCCCTCCTGAATCGCGCCAGCGCGCAGATGATCGCGGAATCCACTGGTACGTTAGCATGGCTGTTCATCTTTCCGCACatgcgctgctggagcgaaGCAGCACGTCCCATCACTCAGCCTGCAAAGGGGTTACCTACGGAAAACAATGCAAATAATGAATCGGATGAATGTCTACGCGTGGGTATCCCCGTGACTGCAATTGCGCTCCGCATGCTTGCAGTCGTGCAGGCTGAGCGACCTCGGATGTCACACGCGAGCGCCGATCTCATACAGGTACACTTCCTCATGTTCCTGGGCAAAGTGGACTCGGCGCACCACCGTtacgcgtctctgcgcgaaaAAAGTCAGGAGTCGACGTCAGCGATGGGGTCGGAGGCACGGGGAACAAAGTGAGTGAAAAAAGGCACGAATCGGGGTCGTACATACGCTGTGACatgtgctgcagcgccgccgcggatgAAGAGCCGAAGGACAAGAGCAAAGGAGACAGGTGCGTCAGGCTCTTACAGAAAACAAAGTAACTACCGTGAACAGTCACTAGGCTGCACGCAAGCAGGCACAGAACAAGAAATCAGGACATTTTACATCACAGACGGCTTGGACGAGATCTAGCAAGTCGatttcgcctcttcgctcgtctcttcgacgctgcagaagcgggCGAGGACTGCCGTCCCATCTCGCTTCATCGTCGCGACTTCTTGTCGTGGCGATTGCTCGATTTTTTCGAGTCGTCTTTCTTCGACTCGGACTTCTCGTCTTTGCTCTTCCtgtccttctctctcttgtttTTCTCGTCATGTGTCTTGGTCCTGCACGCGAAAAGAGAGCGAACTCCGCGAACAATGAAACAGCAATGCTGCGAACTTCATCTGAAGATCCAGCCTCATACGGGGAGACCTCCAACAGAGCCTCGGAAGCTGAAGGCGCGCCCCTTCACAAGCCTCCGAAGCAGCGGCACACGAGAGAAGGGCATCCATACTCCTCCTGGTCGCTTAGACAGCGCCCCATGCGCCACGAAGCCAGGCAATCCCTCCCCAAACAGATACACTGGGAACCAACTAGTTCATGTACGCAGCAAAGAAAAATATCTGTGATCAGAGGAAATACAGGTGGAGAAGGTCTACTGATGGTTCTCGGAAGTAGAGGCTCCTCTCACGTGAAAGCTGCGCAACATGCAACCGCTTACTTTTTCTTTTTGTCGCCGTCGTTCCTTGCGTCGGCCTTTCTTTTGCGGGAACTCTCCGACGGAGTTGGTGGAGCGCTCTTTTCGTCCTTTTTGACTTTTTTGTCGTCGTTCTTGccggttttctctttttcatTGGCAGAAGCGTCGGCAGGCTTCCCCTTGGCTTCCTGCGCCGGCTTCTTCGAATTCTCCTTCTTCGagtcttccttcttctttttgTCTTTATCTTTGCTGTGTTTGTCTTTCGCATCTTTCGCATCGTCGCTGCTCTTgccctttctcttcttctctccctggTCTCGgtgctttttcttctccgcgcagaccgacgagcgccgcgaggttGCGCggtcgtcttcctctgaggccgccgcggagcttcTTCTGTCCTGACTCATCGATTTGCATCCCTTTAtcttcgcgtcgctctcgcccgcccccccctgctGCCGgatttctttttctttctcgctttctcgtcttcccgGTCTTCACTCGggctcctgctgcggctcgccgatGGGCTCCGCGAGGAGTCAGATCCGCgggagctccgcggcgactgcgACCGGCTGGAAGAGCCCTGGCTTCGGCtcccgctgcgcgagcggcgttccttcttcttgcgggcgtctctctcttcccgcgccttgtcgtccttcgccttgctgtcctgtctgcggcgcttgcatttcgcaggcgcgctgtTCGCGACGCGCCGTCCAGCCGCCAGCTGATTTCCCGCGCGCTCTCTAGCCtccgcgctcgaggcgcgcgaagatgCGCTGGTAGGGgacctgctgctgcccttcTTCTGGCTCTGCGCGCACTTCGACGCGACAGACCACGCTGCGCTCATACTTTTTCGGCTGCTTCGGCTTTTggctcgcgaaggcgagcgcgaagactCCACGGAGACGAAGCTCGTTgaccgcccgccgcgcgcggacgacgagacaAACGACGCCGAACGAGACCGCGAAGAGCGACTGTGCGCCGAGCGGCCGCTCACACTTCTCGAggacgcctcgctgctcccGCGGCTATGCGAgcccgacgacgacgagccgcagctcgagctccgcgaggGCCGCCGATgagaagagcgacggcgtCCAAGTCCGCAACTGTGGGATCTGAGAAAAAAATCGGGGGGAAAAATCGACCAAAAAAAGTGGGCGCACGGCTGtcgagctgcatgcagaccAAGCAGTTGAAACCACGCGCGCAAAGAAACATGCCAACGTATCACTTTCTACATAAAAAAGCGTAGCAGAGGAATGGAAAACGTTCGCTATGCGCAGAAACAATTCCGGCCCCGAACCCTACCTCGACCCCAAtggagagacgcacgcaaCCCTGACCTCACCGCCTGCACGACTGACGCGAGATGAAGACGAAAAGACCCTAAAACCGGCAGAAACAGTGGAAAACAAGAGAAGCCACTCGCAAGGAGGGCCTGGGTGCAGCGAATGGTCGTCGCACGCACCTGCTGCGACTTCGTCCGCGTTCGGACTTCCGTTTTTCTTGTTTGTCCTTCCGCTCTGCTTTCTTCAGCTTCGCGGGCAAGTCCGCCACGTCGATGAAGTAGACGCGGGACGGAGAGTCACCCAGCATGAAGCAGCTCTGAAGACACCAAGAGAAAAGCGGCAATCATCTCAGCAAAACAAAGCATTGCTTGCGCGAACGAGAGGAGGCTAACAGTCGTCTGACTCATCTCCTGCACGCGAAGTtcgcgcctcggcgacgactccgcagcgccctcctcgtGCGTTCGCTGCCAGTTTCGGCGCACGAGTCATGTAGTACGCCTAGAACGCCGtcgatgtggaataatcgTAATGCAGTTGGATACTGTAGTCCAGCTCTTTaagctgtcttaagcagtccagtcAGGTCGTAGTGTcctgcaatcataaagagCTGCGCCAGTTTTCTCTGCTGATTCCCCGTGCAGACTGCGCCTCAACGTCCCCTCAAACAGTCCAGATGACTCCCTCGCAGAGCCTCTAAGTCGGAAGGCCGCCGGCTCCCGCATCACAATCGGGAGAGCGCAGACGTACCCTGTTGTCCACGAGCGCCACGCGTTCGTCGCCGGGCTTCAGGTggacgccctcgccttccttgGGTTTCCAGTCTGCGaagtcgtcctcgtcgtcgcgtctgcgggaCTTGTTCTTCTGGTCCTCCTTCTTGCTGCCTGGCAGGAACGGCACCTTGGCGTTGGGCAGCAGGAGCGCCTCGCCAGCCAGCggacagaagaagaagcagccgcCCTGCTGATGGAGCTGCTTgaccgcgaagaagacgctgcAGTGCTGGCTCGCGATCGAGGACTGCGGATACACGCAAACGGACACACGCCTCACGCTCACCCCCCAACGTCCTCCGCCAGAAGCCTCAACGCGGAGCAGCTgactgcggcctccgcatgcgccgTCGAAGCACCGCAGGTGCAAGACGTCTGCGCGAAATAGTCGGAGATGTCCGCGTCAGTCGAACGAATCTTGCTGACGCGTCCCGTCTTCGCTAAATGTCGCGTGGCGTCTCGAAGGCGCTTCCAACGCAAACCGCATGCGCTCGGGAAGGCTCGCCACGCCGTTCCACGACCCACGCCCGCTGTACGCTAGATTTATATTTACATGCACATACACAtcctgcatatatatatacccaCTCagacatatacatacatacacatataaaAAATGTGAAAGCTCGCCCTAGGAGCGGCTTAGGGGTGTTTGGCTCTCAGGCGTCCTCACGTGGCGATCGAGGACATTCGCTTGTTTTCCGCTGCTGCCCCAAACAAAGTGAGAGGCGTCGAAGGGCAAGCGACCAATCTCGCGGCCGTGTTCGTAGACGCGGACTTCGAAGAGACCGGCTGGCGGAGGAGTCGCAATCGCCGGCGGCCGGTAGGGTCCGGCAGTAGCTGAGAAAACAGAATCCTTGCGGCGCACTGACGCGGCAGATGAAAGTGCACGCCACGAGAATTCGCCGAGACTACTTAAGTTCGAATCGATgaacatatatatctgcataCGCGAATCGGCATCACTGCATCAGGCCCCCTGAGTGTGCGAAGCGTAGTATAcgtcaccaggcatgcaataccgatcagataacaactgaagctagactccatgttacgCTTACTAAAGTGGGATTCCTACGCTTATAAAAaccagctttttctggggagaATATACTAGGAGTTGGACTACATTTAGGAGTCCAATCTCACTCATACTGAGCGACGGGCTCGCCTCCTGCACACCGCGACCGCGCTCTAGGGCGCGTGTGCGACTCCAGATACTCCTGCGTCATGCGCTGGCACCACCGCGGTGGACGGCCGCCTGTCCTGTGTGGCTTGAAGGCGTttgaggcggagacggcccGTGAGGCTCCAGTCTCCGCTGACTCTCCTGCTCTTCAGCCTTACGTTGTGTGTTGAAGAGCCGGTCATCGTCTTTCTCCATGGAatcgctctcctcgtccgACTCGGCAGCCTTCGGCTTCTCCttgtctgcggccgccatTTTCTCGGCTTTTACGCCGGTCGTTGACTTCTTGTCGGTCTTGTGGGACTTTCCGTccttcgcgtcggcgcgtgAGCCAGCGGGCGAGTTGGCGGTCTTCCGgtgtgcggcgcctctgccctcgccagccgcggtcgcggagcccGACGAGTCGGCGAGCCTGCCGGCggtgcctccgctgcagccgcccacGAGCAGCTTCAGGCCGATCGAGGTCTTCCCGGTGATGCGCTGCTTGCGGCGGTAGTTGCTGATCGCCTCACGAGCCACTTCGCGAATGACGTCGTCGGTGACAGCCGAGAGGATCTCCGTCACTGCCTGCTTCACCTGTGTCTCCAGGGGGATTGCGGGAGCcgctgaaggcgcagcggccgccggcagacCGCCCCCGAGCGCCGAAGAACACGGAAACGCAGGgagagcgggcgccgccttggaaggcgacgcgtccATGTCCTCGGCGTCTGGGTCGTTCCCCACCTccgacggcgccgacggaGTCAGCAGCGCGCCTGTAGAAGACACGTagccgccgcaggctcgtggagcggcgggcgccagacGGGGCGGGGGCGCACCGCGCCCGAACAGCGAAACGAACGCGAAAGAACGCAGACGAAACTCGAAAACTCATGACGCGACACTCGCAGTCCGACGCGCCACGCGTGTGTagacatgcatgcgcagacaTAAGCCCGTCCGCGCACGGGCAGGGGAAAAAAGGTGACGGGGCTGCGGGCCTCCACGAACCAACATGCACGCACAAATATGATACAAACGGCCTGCACGCAGAAGACGGAAAGCTCAGGGCTCACGACACATagatgtatacatgtatttgTAGATATGTGTAGGATATGGTGCGTTGAGGGTGATTCTACCTTTGTCTGGCTCCAGTTTCGCgggagcgcctgcagcatcTGCGCACAGCTACGTACCTGAGTTATCCttgtcgtcgtcctcttcgccgccgtcgcgtctctcgccaCCTGCTTCAGCCTTCTTTCCCGCCTCGCGGACTGCGTCGCGCAGCCACTGCGGGAtgccggcgggcggcggaggcacgctTCCATTTGTCAGTTTGTCTGGCGAGTCtccggcgccctctgcaAGCAAAAGTGAGAAGGCAACACAGACGAGAGAACAGCATGACGCAGAGATGCAAGCACCACGCAAGCTGCTGTGTGCGACGCAGGCGTAGACAGCTACGGTTCCCATGCACACCAGCGAAGCATCATATGGCAACACAGCGGCATCTCTAAGTCAAAACACCCGTCAACGACGGTTTCGAGCGGGGTCTCGCGCCCGGCGACATCGCTACCTACATCCCTCCAGCCGGCCGCCCCTtcccctctccgcgcccctTGTGCGGCTCCACGAatcggggggagggggggatgGATTTGAGGCGGAGGGAAAGGGTGTCGCACGCGGTGCCTCGCGTGTGCGCACTTACTCGCAGGGCCTGAGAAGCCGTTTACGTCGTTTTGCGCCGCCACAGGGCTGCCGCCTggaggcacgcagaggcctGGCACGACGCCGCGTAGGAGCGCGGGCCCCGCAACGTTGGAAGAGGTCGGCGACGGGGCGCTGAACCCGAAGCCGCGACTCGCCACTTGactcgtctgcgcgccgaAGAAATTTGGGAAGCTCGCCACAGCCGGTGGGGCGTTGGGAACCGCGGGCGCGACCGGGGCGATGGGCGCGACgggcgcaggctgcgcgacTGCGCTCTTGAAGTTCACCCACGCAGCCGCCTGTTTCGCCCAGAATTCGTCGCTGGCGCTCAGTTTTTccgtcgacggcgagcgggAGCCGTCGTCTGAGGAGTGGTCTGAGTACGCGTCGGAGATCTCGGGCTCCTTTGGCACTGGCTCGACAATCGTGatcgtcgcgggcggcgcaggtgccgcccgcgctgcagcctt
The Besnoitia besnoiti strain Bb-Ger1 chromosome VIII, whole genome shotgun sequence genome window above contains:
- a CDS encoding hypothetical protein (encoded by transcript BESB_084710); amino-acid sequence: MSQDRRSSAAASEEDDRATSRRSSVCAEKKKHRDQGEKKRKGKSSDDAKDAKDKHSKDKDKKKKEDSKKENSKKPAQEAKGKPADASANEKEKTGKNDDKKVKKDEKSAPPTPSESSRKRKADARNDGDKKKKTKTHDEKNKREKDRKSKDEKSESKKDDSKKSSNRHDKKSRR
- a CDS encoding hypothetical protein (encoded by transcript BESB_084720) codes for the protein MAPSSSSSTTKTRRRSSKDRSPSSPSSSARSGSTHSSVSRASSASQPASSSKSGGASTSPPVSRTSSAHSRSSRSASGSSRSRSSSRPLSSRSSRSSRSPSSSRSPSSSRSSRSPSSSRSSRSPSSSRSSRSPSSSRSSRSPSSSRSSRSPASRSSRSSSSCSRSHSSSRSRPSSRSRSSSRSSRSSRSSSRSSRSKAAARAAPAPPATITIVEPVPKEPEISDAYSDHSSDDGSRSPSTEKLSASDEFWAKQAAAWVNFKSAVAQPAPVAPIAPVAPAVPNAPPAVASFPNFFGAQTSQVASRGFGFSAPSPTSSNVAGPALLRGVVPGLCVPPGGSPVAAQNDVNGFSGPAKGAGDSPDKLTNGSVPPPPAGIPQWLRDAVREAGKKAEAGGERRDGGEEDDDKDNSGALLTPSAPSEVGNDPDAEDMDASPSKAAPALPAFPCSSALGGGLPAAAAPSAAPAIPLETQVKQAVTEILSAVTDDVIREVAREAISNYRRKQRITGKTSIGLKLLVGGCSGGTAGRLADSSGSATAAGEGRGAAHRKTANSPAGSRADAKDGKSHKTDKKSTTGVKAEKMAAADKEKPKAAESDEESDSMEKDDDRLFNTQPTAGPYRPPAIATPPPAGLFEVRVYEHGREIGRLPFDASHFVWGSSGKQANVLDRHSSIASQHCSVFFAVKQLHQQGGCFFFCPLAGEALLLPNAKVPFLPGSKKEDQKNKSRRRDDEDDFADWKPKEGEGVHLKPGDERVALVDNRSCFMLGDSPSRVYFIDVADLPAKLKKAERKDKQEKRKSERGRSRSRSHSCGLGRRRSSHRRPSRSSSCGSSSSGSHSRGSSEASSRSVSGRSAHSRSSRSRSASFVSSSARGGRSTSFVSVESSRSPSRAKSRSSRKSMSAAWSVASKCAQSQKKGSSRSPTSASSRASSAEARERAGNQLAAGRRVANSAPAKCKRRRQDSKAKDDKAREERDARKKKERRSRSGSRSQGSSSRSQSPRSSRGSDSSRSPSASRSRSPSEDREDEKARKKKKSGSRGGRARATRR